A stretch of the Gossypium hirsutum isolate 1008001.06 chromosome D07, Gossypium_hirsutum_v2.1, whole genome shotgun sequence genome encodes the following:
- the LOC107954958 gene encoding ninja-family protein 1: MENNWGIMGLREDEIELDLGLSIGGSFGKAQKLKPIKNESKPNNNTVADLGESVAFDPQTKRELQALRRQEARKKREHKQQKRGTCHRNGEFHIKDDGANATEERECKKTKVQEFPVNGNPNFSAELNSPLVCPVIPVRVPCPYPPLQFVPLGNGFAYSCVNAVPCWGGVAGNEKGAVQPVAVAVNGGFPSFQTAQDLRVNGGNGYFSEQNSSRDERKRKTGSNGSPMYSSSTASDLHSSSYQGGCSSETATHTPRINCSVASNLNRQQSEQSATSHQTDSAQSIDKSRKGIENTLSSTATDSTSLNPRKEPKPQTQSDRNSKPVLTNETTTTTTTTTSSKDTKGETGKPPKPHTPTNDDALSLRNMPCVSTTGNGPNGKTINGFLYRYTKSEVSIICVCHGSSFTPAEFVQHAGGTDVSHPLRHITMIPSAF, encoded by the exons ATGGAAAATAACTGGGGGATTATGGGGTTAAGAGAGGACGAGATTGAGCTAGACCTGGGATTATCAATAGGAGGAAGCTTTGGAAAAGCCCAGAAACTAAAGCCAATCAAGAACGAATCAAAACCCAACAACAACACGGTTGCAGATCTCGGAGAAAGCGTGGCCTTTGATCCCCAAACGAAACGTGAGCTTCAAGCTTTAAGGCGACAAGAAGCGAGGAAGAAGAGAGAACACAAGCAGCAAAAGAGAGGAACGTGTCACCGAAACGGCGAGTTCCATATTAAAGACGACGGCGCCAATGCGACGGAAGAAAGGGAATGCAAGAAAACCAAAGTTCAAGAATTCCCTGTTAATGGAAATCCTAATTTCAGCGCCGAACTGAATAGCCCTTTGGTGTGCCCAGTTATTCCGGTGAGGGTCCCATGCCCGTACCCGCCGCTCCAGTTTGTGCCGCTCGGTAATGGGTTTGCCTATTCTTGCGTAAATGCGGTGCCTTGTTGGGGTGGTGTTGCTGGGAATGAGAAGGGTGCTGTGCAGCCGGTGGCAGTGGCGGTGAATGGCGGGTTTCCGTCGTTTCAGACGGCTCAGGATTTGAGGGTGAATGGTGGAAATGGGTATTTTTCGGAACAGAACAGTAGCAGGGATGAAAGGAAGAGGAAAACTGGGTCAAACGGGTCTCCCATGTATAGTTCCTCTACGGCTTCGGATCTTCATAGCTCTTCTTATCAAG GTGGTTGCAGCAGTGAAACCGCAACCCACACACCACGAATAAATTGTTCAGTAGCGAGCAATCTAAATCGCCAGCAGTCTGAACAAAGTGCTACCTCTCACCAAACCGACTCTGCACAAAGCATTGATAAATCTAGAAAAGGTATCGAAAACACGCTTTCATCGACTGCCACCGACTCCACTTCATTGAATCCTAGGAAAgaacccaaaccccaaacccaatCTGATCGTAATAGCAAGCCTGTTTTGACAAATGAAactaccaccaccaccaccaccaccacttcATCAAAAGATACCAAGGGGGAGACAGGCAAGCCTCCTAAGCCGCATACTCCTACTAACGACGACGCCCTTTCCCTTCGAAACATGCCTTGCGTCTCGACGACGGGAAATGGCCCCAATGGTAAAACCATCAATGGTTTTCTATACAGATACACGAAATCGGAGGTCAGCATCATATGTGTCTGCCATGGAAGTTCATTCACCCCGGCTGAGTTTGTGCAGCATGCTGGGGGTACTGATGTTTCACATCCACTAAGACACATTACCATGATTCCTTCAGCTTTTTAG